One Methylosinus sp. LW4 genomic region harbors:
- the era gene encoding GTPase Era, protein MTETSCGFVALVGAPNAGKSTLLNQLVGAKVSIVSRKAQTTRALVRGIALEGEAQIILVDTPGIFAPKRRLDRAMVASAISGAGDADAIVLLVDARRGLVAEVEEIVAKLAALGAPKILALNKIDLVPRDSLLALTAALTQKANFIETYMISALNGDGVADLKAKLAALMKPSPWLYPEDQLSDAPLRLLAAEITREKIFERLHDELPYQSTVETDSWQNQKDGSARIEQTIYVTRDGQKKIVIGEGGRTIKAIGQAARREIAEASEQKVHLFLFVKVRENWADDPERYREMRLDFPKE, encoded by the coding sequence GTGACCGAAACAAGCTGTGGCTTCGTCGCCTTGGTCGGCGCGCCCAACGCCGGCAAATCGACGCTGCTCAATCAGCTCGTCGGCGCGAAAGTCTCCATCGTCTCGCGCAAGGCGCAGACGACGCGCGCCCTCGTGCGCGGCATAGCGCTGGAGGGCGAGGCGCAGATCATTCTGGTCGACACGCCCGGCATTTTCGCGCCCAAGCGTCGGCTGGACCGCGCCATGGTGGCGAGCGCCATCTCCGGCGCCGGCGACGCCGACGCCATCGTGCTGCTAGTCGACGCGCGCCGCGGCCTCGTCGCGGAGGTGGAGGAGATCGTCGCCAAGCTCGCCGCGCTCGGCGCGCCCAAGATTCTCGCGCTCAACAAGATCGATCTCGTGCCGCGCGATTCGCTGCTGGCGCTCACCGCCGCGCTCACGCAAAAGGCGAATTTCATCGAGACCTATATGATCTCGGCGCTCAACGGCGACGGCGTCGCCGATCTCAAGGCCAAGCTCGCCGCGCTGATGAAGCCCTCGCCCTGGCTCTATCCCGAAGACCAGCTCTCCGACGCGCCGCTGCGGCTGCTCGCCGCCGAGATCACGCGCGAGAAGATCTTCGAGCGCCTGCACGACGAATTGCCCTATCAATCGACGGTCGAGACCGATTCCTGGCAAAATCAGAAGGACGGCTCGGCGCGCATAGAGCAGACGATCTATGTCACCCGCGACGGACAGAAGAAGATCGTCATCGGCGAAGGCGGCCGCACCATAAAGGCGATCGGCCAGGCCGCGCGCCGCGAGATCGCGGAAGCCTCCGAGCAGAAGGTGCATCTCTTTCTGTTCGTCAAGGTGCGCGAGAATTGGGCCGACGATCCCGAGCGCTATCGCGAGATGCGGCTGGATTTCCCGAAGGAGTGA
- the smpB gene encoding SsrA-binding protein SmpB — protein MAEKEKPNFKVVADNRRARYDYEIGETFEAGLSLTGTEVKSLRTGKATIAESYAHVDRKGEAWLVNATIPEYLSGNRFNHEPKRLRKLLLKQREIAKLAQGVEREGMTIVPMKLYFNERGRAKLQIALGRGKKLHDKREVEKKRDWGREKSRLLRDRG, from the coding sequence GTGGCCGAGAAAGAAAAGCCCAATTTCAAGGTCGTCGCCGACAATCGGCGCGCGCGCTATGATTATGAGATCGGCGAGACCTTCGAGGCCGGCCTGTCGCTGACTGGCACGGAGGTGAAGTCGCTGCGCACCGGCAAGGCGACCATCGCCGAGAGCTACGCCCATGTCGACCGCAAGGGCGAGGCCTGGCTCGTCAACGCCACTATTCCCGAATATCTCTCCGGCAATCGCTTCAATCACGAGCCCAAAAGGCTGCGCAAGCTGCTGCTGAAGCAGCGCGAGATCGCCAAGCTGGCGCAGGGGGTCGAGCGCGAGGGCATGACCATCGTGCCGATGAAGCTCTATTTCAACGAGCGCGGCCGCGCCAAGCTGCAGATCGCGCTGGGGCGCGGCAAGAAGCTGCACGACAAGCGCGAGGTGGAGAAGAAGCGCGACTGGGGCCGCGAGAAGAGCCGGCTGCTGCGCGACCGCGGCTGA
- a CDS encoding RelA/SpoT family protein, producing MMRQYELVERVRKYNPQVDEDLLNRAYVYAMKAHGQQTRASGDPYFSHPLEVAAILTDLKLDDATIVAAVLHDTVEDTSSTLDEINRLFGPQIGKLVDGLTKIEKLDLVSKKAAQGENFRKLLLAVAEDVRVLLVKLADRLHNMRTLHFVPPEKRARIAQETLDIYAPLAGRMGMQRLREELEGLAFRHLTPEAYQAIESRLHDLRAKNGRIIKKIEKELTQEFATRGIHAAVTGRQKTPYSVWRKMERKSIAFEQLSDIFGFRIIVDDVEDCYRALGIVHTKWPSVPGRFKDYISTPKQNDYRSIHTTVIGPGHQRVELQIRTAAMHEIARFGIAAHALYKDSSSDEGKEELAKESRAFKWLQDTLELLAHGDSPEEFLEHTRLELFQDQVFCFTPKGGLIALPRGATPIDFAYAVHTRVGDSAVGAKINGRIAPVLSQLQNGDEVEIVRAESHVPPAAWESLVVTGKARSAIRRATREAVRMQYAGLGRQIVTRAFERAGRPVSDEKLKAALPRLARASLEDAFAAVGRGEIYSGDVVKAVYPDFSEERKPAPQMRLEPGEPGWFGMKSNVNVVFKAPGASDQASAIPIRGLRGDVPVRFAPEGGAVPGDRIVGILTPGEGITIYPIQSPALTAFDDQPDRWLDVRWDIDPESRELFPARLVVTAINEPGTLGGLATLIGETGANIDNVAFAIHSPDFREMRFDLEVADLKHLNDIIARLRASALVSKVERVIG from the coding sequence ATGATGCGCCAATACGAGCTCGTCGAGCGAGTTCGAAAATATAATCCGCAGGTCGACGAGGACCTGCTCAATCGCGCCTATGTCTACGCCATGAAGGCGCATGGCCAGCAGACGCGCGCCTCCGGCGATCCTTATTTCTCGCATCCGCTCGAAGTGGCGGCGATCCTCACCGACCTCAAGCTCGACGACGCCACCATCGTCGCCGCCGTGCTGCACGATACGGTCGAGGACACGAGCTCGACGCTCGACGAGATCAACCGCCTGTTCGGCCCGCAGATCGGCAAGCTGGTCGATGGGCTGACCAAGATCGAGAAGCTCGACCTCGTCTCCAAAAAAGCCGCGCAAGGCGAGAATTTCCGCAAGCTCCTGCTCGCGGTCGCCGAGGATGTGCGCGTGCTGCTGGTGAAGCTCGCGGACCGGCTGCACAATATGCGCACGCTGCATTTCGTGCCGCCGGAAAAGCGCGCCCGCATCGCGCAGGAGACGCTGGACATTTACGCCCCGCTCGCCGGCCGCATGGGCATGCAGCGCCTGCGCGAGGAGCTGGAAGGGCTCGCCTTCCGACATCTGACGCCGGAGGCCTATCAGGCGATCGAATCCCGCCTGCACGATCTGCGCGCGAAAAATGGCCGCATCATCAAGAAGATCGAGAAAGAGCTGACGCAGGAGTTCGCCACGCGCGGCATTCACGCCGCCGTCACCGGGCGGCAGAAGACGCCCTATTCCGTCTGGCGCAAGATGGAGCGCAAGTCGATCGCCTTCGAGCAGCTCTCCGATATTTTCGGCTTTCGCATCATCGTCGACGATGTGGAGGATTGCTATCGCGCGCTCGGCATCGTGCACACCAAATGGCCGAGCGTGCCGGGACGGTTCAAGGATTATATCTCGACGCCCAAGCAGAACGATTATCGCTCCATTCACACCACTGTGATCGGCCCCGGCCATCAGCGCGTCGAGCTGCAGATCCGCACTGCGGCCATGCATGAGATCGCGCGTTTCGGCATCGCCGCTCATGCGCTCTACAAGGATTCCTCCAGCGACGAGGGCAAGGAGGAGCTGGCCAAGGAGAGCCGCGCCTTCAAATGGCTGCAGGACACGCTGGAGCTACTCGCCCATGGCGACAGCCCGGAAGAATTCCTCGAGCATACGCGGCTCGAATTGTTCCAGGACCAGGTGTTCTGCTTCACGCCCAAGGGCGGGCTGATCGCGCTGCCGCGCGGCGCGACGCCGATCGACTTCGCCTATGCGGTGCATACGCGCGTCGGCGATTCGGCGGTCGGCGCCAAGATCAACGGACGCATCGCGCCGGTTCTGTCGCAATTGCAGAATGGCGACGAGGTGGAGATCGTCCGCGCGGAAAGTCATGTGCCGCCGGCGGCGTGGGAGTCGCTCGTCGTCACCGGCAAGGCGCGCTCCGCCATTCGCCGCGCGACGCGCGAGGCGGTGCGGATGCAATATGCCGGGCTCGGCCGGCAGATCGTCACCCGCGCTTTCGAGCGGGCGGGACGTCCGGTCTCGGACGAGAAGCTGAAGGCCGCGCTGCCGCGCCTCGCCCGCGCCTCGCTCGAGGACGCATTCGCCGCGGTCGGCCGCGGCGAGATCTATTCGGGCGATGTGGTGAAGGCGGTCTATCCCGATTTCAGCGAGGAGCGTAAGCCCGCCCCGCAGATGCGGCTCGAGCCGGGCGAGCCCGGCTGGTTCGGCATGAAGTCCAACGTCAATGTGGTGTTCAAGGCGCCGGGCGCCTCCGATCAGGCCAGCGCCATTCCGATCCGCGGCCTGCGCGGCGATGTGCCGGTGCGCTTCGCGCCGGAGGGCGGCGCCGTGCCGGGCGACCGCATCGTCGGCATACTGACGCCGGGCGAAGGCATCACCATATATCCGATCCAATCGCCGGCGCTCACCGCCTTCGACGATCAGCCCGACCGCTGGCTGGACGTGCGCTGGGACATAGACCCGGAGAGCCGCGAGCTCTTCCCGGCCCGCCTCGTGGTGACGGCCATCAACGAGCCGGGAACGCTGGGCGGGCTGGCGACGCTGATCGGCGAGACGGGGGCCAATATCGACAATGTCGCCTTCGCCATCCATTCTCCCGACTTTCGTGAGATGCGATTCGATCTTGAGGTCGCCGATCTGAAGCATTTGAACGACATCATCGCCCGGCTGCGGGCGAGCGCTCTGGTCAGCAAGGTCGAGCGCGTCATCGGGTGA
- the rpoZ gene encoding DNA-directed RNA polymerase subunit omega: protein MARVTVEDCIDKIENRFDLVLLAAHRARLISSGQSILVERDKDKNPVVALREIAETALSPDDLKEDFIHSLQRHVEVDEPETETVPSLAASPDSDGGDAQFDRMTEEDLLRGLEGLVPPAEVEDEGE from the coding sequence ATGGCGCGCGTCACCGTCGAAGACTGCATCGACAAAATCGAGAACCGCTTCGATCTGGTCCTGCTCGCGGCCCATCGCGCGCGGCTGATCTCCTCCGGCCAGTCCATTCTGGTCGAGCGCGACAAGGACAAGAATCCCGTCGTCGCCCTTCGCGAGATCGCCGAGACCGCGCTTTCGCCGGACGATCTGAAGGAAGACTTCATCCATTCGCTGCAGCGCCATGTCGAGGTCGACGAGCCGGAGACCGAGACTGTGCCGTCGCTGGCCGCCTCGCCCGATTCCGACGGCGGCGACGCGCAATTCGACCGCATGACGGAGGAGGATCTTCTCCGCGGCCTCGAGGGTCTGGTGCCTCCGGCCGAGGTCGAGGACGAAGGCGAGTAA
- the rnc gene encoding ribonuclease III codes for MGALGREDLATLEASVGHGFANRGLLEHALTHVSASAARPESYERLEFLGDRVLGVVVAHMLYENFPQESEGELSRRLADLVRKESCAEVSERWGVGPFMRLGDGEAQTGGRKKRAILGDMCEAIIGAVYLDGGPQAAEAVVRAAFAERMRAPGRRLRDAKTALQEWAQARRLATPRYRLAARSGPDHAPFFEVAVEVEGFEAARGAGASKRAAEQSAAQAFLDREGIEREDA; via the coding sequence ATGGGAGCTCTCGGTCGGGAGGACCTCGCCACGCTCGAGGCGAGCGTCGGTCACGGCTTCGCCAATCGCGGCTTGCTGGAGCATGCGCTGACCCATGTCAGCGCCTCGGCGGCGCGGCCGGAGTCCTATGAGCGGCTGGAGTTTCTCGGCGACCGCGTGCTCGGCGTCGTCGTCGCCCATATGCTCTATGAGAACTTCCCGCAGGAGAGCGAGGGCGAATTGTCGCGGCGGCTCGCCGATCTCGTCCGCAAGGAATCCTGCGCCGAGGTCTCCGAGCGCTGGGGCGTCGGCCCCTTCATGCGGCTCGGCGACGGCGAGGCGCAGACGGGCGGACGGAAAAAGCGCGCCATATTGGGCGATATGTGCGAGGCGATCATCGGCGCGGTCTATCTCGACGGCGGCCCGCAGGCGGCCGAGGCCGTGGTGCGCGCCGCCTTCGCCGAGCGCATGCGCGCGCCGGGACGCCGCTTGCGCGACGCCAAGACCGCGCTGCAGGAATGGGCGCAGGCCCGCCGCCTCGCCACGCCGCGCTACCGCCTCGCCGCGCGCAGCGGGCCGGACCACGCGCCCTTCTTCGAGGTGGCGGTGGAGGTGGAAGGTTTCGAGGCCGCACGCGGCGCCGGCGCCTCCAAGCGCGCCGCCGAGCAATCCGCCGCGCAAGCCTTTCTCGACCGCGAGGGGATAGAGAGGGAGGACGCGTGA
- a CDS encoding pyridoxine 5'-phosphate synthase: MAARRIRLGVNVDHVATIRNARGGLSPDPVRAALLAIEAGADGITAHLREDRRHIRDADMARLKAEISKPLNFEMAATEQMLDIALTTKPHAVCLVPERRTERTTEGGLDVIGGHDHLVPFVDELSRAGIRVSLFIEPSAEAIDAATSIKAPVVELHTGAWCHAVEVGDSEAAEREFARIVAAAAHTAERGLECHAGHGLDYATARRIAALPQIVELNIGHFLIGEAVFVGLAESIRAMRRAIDEGAGAA, encoded by the coding sequence ATGGCTGCTCGCCGCATACGCCTCGGCGTGAATGTCGATCACGTCGCCACTATTCGCAACGCCCGCGGCGGCCTCTCGCCGGACCCGGTGCGCGCCGCTTTGCTCGCCATCGAGGCCGGCGCGGACGGCATCACCGCGCATTTGCGCGAGGATCGTCGCCATATTCGCGACGCCGACATGGCGCGGTTGAAGGCGGAAATATCCAAGCCGCTCAATTTCGAAATGGCCGCGACCGAGCAGATGCTCGACATTGCGCTCACGACCAAGCCTCACGCCGTCTGCCTGGTGCCGGAACGCCGCACCGAACGCACCACAGAGGGCGGGCTGGACGTCATCGGCGGGCATGATCACCTCGTCCCCTTCGTCGACGAGCTAAGCCGCGCTGGCATTCGCGTCTCCCTATTCATCGAGCCGAGCGCGGAGGCGATCGACGCTGCGACTTCGATCAAGGCGCCGGTCGTCGAGCTGCACACCGGCGCCTGGTGCCACGCCGTCGAGGTGGGCGATTCCGAGGCCGCCGAGCGCGAGTTCGCCCGCATCGTGGCGGCCGCGGCCCATACGGCGGAGCGCGGGCTCGAATGCCACGCCGGCCATGGGCTGGACTATGCGACGGCGCGGCGCATTGCGGCGCTGCCGCAGATCGTCGAGCTGAACATCGGCCATTTCCTCATCGGCGAAGCGGTCTTCGTCGGCCTCGCCGAATCGATCCGCGCCATGCGCCGGGCGATCGACGAAGGCGCGGGCGCCGCATGA
- the lepB gene encoding signal peptidase I — translation MSRNVSVAERRDEGGLLETIKVIVQALVIALVIRTLLFQPFNIPSGSMIPTLLIGDYVFVSKYAYGYSNYSLPSVPYLDWRLDLFSGRVLGSQPKRGDVVVFKLPRDNETDYIKRVIGLPGDRIQMIEGRLYINGEIVPREPKPKEKHEGRDGREVEVPTYTETLPGGVAHTIIEIEGDHGYKDNTELFVVPPNNYFMMGDNRDNSTDSRFAPEEGGVGYVPFENLVGRAEIIFFSVQKDEYALAFWRWPWTVRWDRLFKPAH, via the coding sequence TTGAGCAGGAACGTCTCGGTCGCCGAACGGCGCGACGAAGGTGGTTTGCTCGAGACGATCAAGGTGATCGTCCAGGCGCTGGTCATCGCGCTCGTCATTCGCACGCTGCTGTTTCAGCCCTTCAACATTCCCTCGGGCTCGATGATCCCGACGCTGCTGATCGGCGATTATGTCTTCGTCTCGAAATACGCCTATGGCTATTCGAACTACTCGCTGCCCTCCGTGCCTTATCTCGACTGGCGGCTCGATCTCTTCTCCGGCCGCGTGCTCGGCTCGCAGCCCAAGCGCGGCGATGTGGTGGTGTTCAAGCTGCCGCGCGACAATGAGACCGATTACATCAAGCGCGTGATCGGCCTGCCGGGCGACCGCATTCAGATGATCGAGGGCCGCCTCTACATCAATGGCGAGATCGTGCCGCGCGAGCCCAAGCCCAAGGAAAAGCACGAGGGCCGCGACGGCCGCGAGGTCGAGGTGCCGACCTACACCGAGACGCTGCCCGGCGGCGTCGCCCATACGATCATCGAGATCGAGGGCGACCACGGCTATAAGGACAACACAGAGCTCTTCGTGGTGCCGCCGAACAATTATTTCATGATGGGCGACAATCGCGACAATTCCACCGATTCGCGCTTCGCGCCGGAAGAAGGCGGCGTCGGCTATGTGCCCTTCGAAAATCTCGTGGGCCGCGCCGAAATCATCTTCTTCTCGGTGCAGAAGGACGAATATGCTCTGGCCTTCTGGCGCTGGCCCTGGACGGTCAGATGGGATCGGCTGTTCAAGCCGGCGCATTGA
- a CDS encoding LabA-like NYN domain-containing protein, which yields MADPERIALFIDGANLYATAKSLGFDIDYKRLLREFQGKGRLIRAFYYTALIEDQEYSSIRPLIDWLDYNGYAVVTKPTKEFVDSLGRRKVKGNMDIELAVDAMEMAEHIDHMVLFSGDGDFRSLVEAVQRKGVRVSVISTITTQPPMIADELRRQADEFVDLIHLVGKIGRDPGERAERMQRFQERRPQPVTPGGAADDDHEA from the coding sequence ATGGCAGACCCGGAACGAATTGCCTTATTCATTGACGGCGCCAACCTCTACGCGACGGCCAAATCGCTCGGATTCGATATCGATTACAAGCGGCTGCTGCGTGAGTTCCAGGGCAAGGGCCGCCTCATCCGCGCTTTCTATTACACAGCGCTGATCGAGGATCAGGAATATTCGTCCATTCGTCCGCTGATCGACTGGCTCGACTATAACGGCTACGCCGTCGTCACCAAGCCGACCAAGGAGTTCGTCGACTCCCTCGGCCGCCGCAAGGTCAAGGGCAATATGGACATAGAGCTCGCCGTCGACGCCATGGAGATGGCCGAGCACATCGACCATATGGTTCTGTTCTCGGGCGACGGCGACTTCCGCTCGCTGGTCGAGGCCGTGCAGCGCAAGGGCGTTCGCGTCTCGGTGATCTCGACGATCACCACCCAGCCGCCGATGATCGCCGACGAGCTTCGCCGTCAGGCCGACGAATTCGTGGATCTCATCCATCTCGTCGGCAAGATCGGCCGCGATCCGGGCGAGCGCGCCGAGCGCATGCAGCGCTTCCAAGAGCGCCGGCCGCAGCCGGTGACGCCGGGCGGCGCCGCCGACGACGATCACGAGGCCTGA
- a CDS encoding glycine betaine ABC transporter substrate-binding protein, with protein MRRALAMLLALLLLGACAREGDAVRIGSKSFTESVILSDIVADLAAASGARVIRRPALGGTRLVWNALLSGEIDAYPEYTGTLRQEILAELRLANDRQLADALGELGLRMSLPLGFGNGYALGMRRDRAEALGVRNISDLAQHASLVFGLSEELLARADGWPALRAAYGFTTEDVRGLDHDIAYKGLIEGAIDVVDLYATDPQLADRRILALIDDRKLFAENRAVLLYRADLERRAPQAVMSMLRLEGRIDAPAMIAMNVAVRAGLRTEREAAANFVAAQFGVEAPAPSQSLAERLWRRTREHLFLVGVSLAAAILVALPLGVAAAKRPRLGHAILGLVSVLQTIPSLALLVFMIPLLGIGASPAIAALFLYSLLPIVRNVVTGLATIPRAIENSAIAIGLTPWRRLLLVELPMASPAMLAGLKTAAVINVGTATLGALIGAGGYGQPIFTGVRLDNFALILEGAIPAALMALAVQGLFDLAESRIVPRGLLLKASG; from the coding sequence ATGAGGCGCGCTCTCGCAATGCTGCTCGCGCTCCTTCTGCTCGGCGCCTGCGCGCGCGAGGGAGACGCCGTGCGCATCGGCTCCAAGAGCTTCACCGAATCCGTCATTCTCTCGGACATTGTCGCCGATCTCGCCGCCGCTTCGGGCGCGCGCGTCATTCGCCGTCCGGCGCTCGGCGGCACGCGCCTCGTCTGGAACGCGCTGCTCTCCGGCGAGATCGACGCCTATCCCGAATATACGGGCACGCTGCGGCAGGAGATTCTGGCCGAGCTGCGGCTCGCCAATGATCGCCAGCTCGCCGACGCCCTCGGCGAGCTGGGGCTGCGCATGAGCCTGCCGCTCGGCTTCGGCAATGGCTATGCGCTCGGCATGCGGCGCGACAGAGCGGAGGCGCTGGGCGTGCGGAACATTTCTGATCTCGCGCAGCATGCGTCGCTCGTCTTCGGCTTGAGCGAGGAATTGCTCGCGCGCGCCGATGGCTGGCCGGCGCTGCGCGCGGCCTATGGATTCACGACGGAGGATGTGCGCGGGCTCGATCACGACATCGCCTATAAGGGCCTCATCGAGGGCGCGATCGACGTCGTCGATCTCTACGCCACCGATCCGCAACTCGCCGACCGGCGCATTCTCGCGCTCATCGACGACCGCAAGCTGTTTGCCGAGAATCGCGCCGTCCTGCTCTATCGCGCCGATCTCGAGCGGCGCGCGCCACAGGCGGTCATGTCTATGCTGCGGCTCGAGGGCCGCATAGACGCGCCGGCGATGATCGCGATGAATGTCGCGGTGCGGGCGGGCCTTCGCACAGAGCGCGAGGCGGCGGCGAATTTCGTCGCCGCGCAATTCGGCGTCGAGGCGCCCGCGCCTTCGCAGAGCCTCGCCGAGCGGCTGTGGCGACGCACGCGCGAGCATCTCTTTCTCGTCGGCGTCTCGCTCGCGGCGGCGATCCTCGTCGCTCTGCCGCTCGGCGTCGCGGCGGCGAAGCGTCCGCGTCTCGGCCATGCGATCCTCGGCCTCGTCAGCGTGCTGCAGACGATTCCCTCGCTCGCTCTGCTGGTCTTCATGATTCCGCTGCTCGGCATAGGCGCGTCGCCGGCCATCGCCGCGCTGTTCCTCTACAGCCTTTTGCCGATCGTGCGGAATGTCGTGACCGGCCTTGCGACCATTCCGCGCGCGATCGAAAATTCGGCCATCGCCATCGGCCTCACGCCCTGGCGGCGACTGCTTCTCGTCGAATTGCCGATGGCGTCGCCGGCGATGCTGGCGGGGCTGAAGACGGCGGCGGTCATCAATGTCGGCACGGCGACGCTCGGCGCGCTGATCGGCGCCGGCGGCTATGGCCAGCCGATCTTCACCGGCGTGCGGCTGGATAATTTCGCGCTGATCCTCGAAGGCGCGATTCCGGCCGCGCTGATGGCGCTCGCCGTGCAAGGGCTGTTCGATCTCGCGGAGTCGCGGATCGTGCCGCGAGGCTTGCTGCTGAAGGCGAGCGGATGA
- a CDS encoding uracil-DNA glycosylase has product MYRHELRERHPDWHNAPVADFGPRNARLLIVGLAPGRMGANRTSRPFTGDDAGRLLYATLAETGFSRGVYDARADDGVALVDCRITNVLRCVPPGNKPLPAELSACRPFLEAGLRRLKRVRLIVALGRIAHEGVLRAFSLKPSGFPFAHGREHEIVANTRNKRIILIDSYHCSRLNTNTGALTPQMFSAIFARAREILEK; this is encoded by the coding sequence ATGTACCGGCACGAGCTTCGGGAGCGCCATCCCGACTGGCATAATGCGCCCGTCGCCGATTTCGGCCCCCGTAACGCGCGCCTGCTGATCGTCGGCCTCGCCCCGGGACGCATGGGCGCCAATCGCACCAGTCGCCCCTTCACCGGCGACGACGCCGGACGTCTCCTCTACGCTACTCTCGCGGAAACCGGCTTTTCCCGCGGCGTCTATGACGCCCGCGCCGATGATGGCGTCGCGCTCGTCGATTGCCGAATCACCAATGTGCTGCGCTGCGTTCCTCCCGGCAACAAGCCGCTGCCGGCCGAGCTTTCGGCCTGCCGCCCTTTTCTCGAGGCGGGCTTGCGCCGGCTGAAGCGGGTGAGGCTGATTGTCGCGCTCGGCCGCATCGCCCATGAGGGCGTGCTGCGCGCCTTCTCGCTGAAGCCCAGCGGCTTCCCCTTCGCCCATGGCCGCGAGCATGAGATCGTCGCGAATACTCGCAATAAGCGAATTATTCTTATCGACAGCTATCACTGCTCGCGTCTCAACACGAATACGGGCGCGCTGACGCCGCAGATGTTCAGCGCGATCTTCGCGCGGGCTCGGGAAATTTTGGAAAAATAG
- the dapA gene encoding 4-hydroxy-tetrahydrodipicolinate synthase: MNDKPVFRGSYTALVTPFADGEVDHAALRALVDWQIDSGTHGLVPVGTTGESPTLSHEEHRAVVETVIQQAAGRVPVIAGAGSNNTREAVELALHAQQAGADGVLVVTPYYNKPNQEGLYQHFAAVAEAVSIPIIVYNIPPRSVVDLSVATLARLAQLESIAGVKDATGNVGRILQQRAACGPDFVQFSGDDILALASVAVGAIGVISVVSNVAPRLCADLQNAALAGDFKTALALQDRLTALQQAIFLEAGVTGAKYGLSLLGRVREEVRLPLVASAEPTKKAIRDAMVLAGVLDA; this comes from the coding sequence ATGAACGACAAGCCAGTGTTCCGAGGATCCTACACCGCTCTGGTCACGCCTTTCGCCGATGGCGAGGTCGATCACGCCGCTCTGCGCGCGCTCGTCGATTGGCAGATCGACAGCGGGACGCATGGCCTCGTTCCCGTGGGCACGACAGGCGAGAGCCCGACCTTGAGCCATGAGGAGCACCGCGCCGTCGTCGAGACCGTGATCCAGCAGGCGGCCGGCCGCGTTCCGGTGATCGCCGGCGCCGGCTCCAACAACACGCGCGAGGCGGTGGAGCTCGCCCTTCATGCGCAGCAGGCGGGGGCGGATGGCGTTCTCGTCGTCACGCCTTATTACAACAAGCCGAATCAGGAAGGGCTCTACCAGCATTTCGCCGCTGTGGCGGAGGCGGTCTCCATTCCGATCATCGTCTACAACATCCCGCCGCGCTCGGTCGTCGATTTGAGCGTCGCCACTCTGGCGCGCCTCGCGCAGCTCGAGTCCATCGCCGGCGTGAAGGACGCCACCGGCAATGTCGGCCGCATCCTCCAGCAGCGCGCCGCCTGCGGGCCGGACTTCGTGCAATTCTCCGGCGACGACATTCTCGCTCTGGCCAGCGTCGCCGTCGGCGCCATAGGCGTCATCTCGGTCGTCTCCAATGTCGCGCCGCGGCTCTGCGCCGATCTGCAGAACGCCGCCCTCGCAGGGGATTTCAAGACGGCGCTGGCGCTTCAGGACCGCTTGACCGCCCTGCAGCAGGCGATCTTCCTCGAGGCCGGCGTGACCGGGGCCAAATATGGCCTCTCTCTGCTCGGCCGCGTGCGCGAGGAAGTCCGGCTGCCGCTGGTCGCCTCCGCCGAGCCGACGAAAAAGGCCATTCGCGACGCGATGGTTCTCGCCGGCGTGCTGGACGCCTGA
- the acpS gene encoding holo-ACP synthase, with the protein MIIGFGSDLCDIRRIEQALERYGERFIRRCFTDIEREKSEGRAARAASYAKRFAAKEACAKALGTGISDGITWKTMGVVNLPSGKPTVELTGGAAERLAEIAPQGARIVIHLTLTDEYPLAQAQVLIEALT; encoded by the coding sequence ATGATCATCGGCTTCGGCAGCGATCTCTGCGACATTCGCCGCATAGAGCAGGCGCTCGAGCGCTATGGCGAGCGTTTCATCCGCCGCTGCTTCACCGATATCGAACGCGAGAAATCGGAAGGACGCGCCGCCCGCGCGGCCTCCTACGCCAAGCGCTTCGCCGCCAAGGAGGCCTGCGCCAAGGCGCTCGGCACCGGCATAAGCGACGGAATTACCTGGAAAACCATGGGGGTGGTCAATCTGCCCTCCGGCAAGCCGACGGTCGAGCTGACCGGCGGCGCCGCCGAGCGTCTGGCCGAGATCGCGCCGCAGGGCGCGCGGATCGTCATTCACCTCACATTGACCGACGAATATCCGCTCGCGCAGGCCCAGGTTCTCATAGAGGCGCTGACGTGA